Proteins encoded within one genomic window of Meiothermus sp. Pnk-1:
- a CDS encoding c-type cytochrome produces the protein MYRRWVGLGVALLALGLASRYQLGTPLSPEEVASYDLRPVVLPDGRGLPPGQGGVEEGGRIYAEKCASCHGQSGEGYPFNRLVAEPFPITPETEATQFAIGNYWQYPTTLFDYIRRAMPYGNAGSLSADEVYAVVAWLLYQNGITDGSQPMNAQTLPKVAMPARALLQLDPETHKRFPWLELP, from the coding sequence ATGTATAGGCGATGGGTAGGGCTCGGCGTGGCCCTGCTGGCCCTGGGCCTGGCCTCCCGCTACCAGCTGGGCACCCCCCTCAGCCCGGAAGAGGTGGCCTCGTACGACCTGCGCCCGGTGGTGCTGCCGGATGGCCGCGGCCTGCCCCCGGGCCAGGGAGGGGTGGAGGAAGGGGGGAGGATCTACGCGGAGAAGTGCGCCAGCTGCCACGGGCAGAGCGGGGAGGGTTACCCCTTCAACCGCCTGGTGGCCGAGCCTTTCCCCATCACCCCCGAGACCGAAGCCACCCAGTTCGCCATCGGCAACTACTGGCAGTACCCCACCACCCTCTTCGACTACATACGCCGGGCCATGCCCTACGGCAATGCCGGCAGCCTGAGCGCCGACGAGGTCTACGCCGTGGTGGCCTGGCTGCTCTACCAAAACGGCATCACCGACGGCAGCCAGCCCATGAACGCCCAGACCCTGCCCAAGGTGGCGATGCCGGCTCGAGCCCTGCTCCAGCTCGACCCCGAGACCCACAAGCGCTTCCCCTGGCTCGAGCTGCCCTAG
- a CDS encoding cytochrome c biogenesis CcdA family protein → MLSLPIALLAGMLSFLSPCVLPLVPTYLLYLGGQRGRPLANAVFFVLGFSAVFLALGLPFTLLGGLLFDHRELLSRVGGGFMVWMGAYMLGLRPRWGIHLRYEGDTARPWGAFLLGAALGLGWTPCIGPVLGGILTLTATGGGLGLLLAYILGLALPFLLVVAFTDRVRPLLRRAARLSHGAEVAAGVVLIGVGLLLLSGTYSALNALFLKITPSWLQDRL, encoded by the coding sequence ATGCTGAGCCTGCCCATCGCCCTCCTCGCGGGGATGCTCTCCTTCCTCTCGCCCTGCGTGTTGCCTTTGGTCCCCACCTACCTGCTCTACCTCGGGGGCCAGCGGGGCCGCCCGCTGGCCAACGCGGTGTTTTTCGTGCTGGGCTTCTCGGCGGTCTTCTTGGCGCTGGGGCTCCCCTTCACCCTGCTGGGGGGCCTGTTGTTCGACCACCGCGAGCTCCTGAGCCGGGTGGGGGGAGGGTTCATGGTGTGGATGGGGGCCTATATGCTAGGCCTCAGGCCGCGCTGGGGAATACACCTGCGCTACGAAGGCGATACCGCCCGCCCCTGGGGGGCTTTCCTCCTCGGGGCTGCGCTGGGGCTGGGCTGGACCCCCTGCATCGGCCCGGTCCTGGGGGGGATCCTGACCCTCACCGCCACGGGGGGCGGGCTGGGCCTGTTGCTGGCCTACATCCTGGGGCTGGCCCTGCCCTTCCTCCTGGTGGTGGCCTTCACCGACCGGGTCCGGCCCCTGCTGCGCCGGGCCGCCCGCCTCTCCCACGGGGCGGAAGTGGCCGCGGGAGTCGTGCTCATCGGGGTAGGGCTGCTGCTCCTGAGCGGGACCTACTCCGCCCTCAACGCCCTCTTCCTCAAAATCACCCCATCCTGGCTGCAGGATCGGCTCTAG
- a CDS encoding tetratricopeptide repeat protein: MLRTLGALSLEGFRKRKPLLLLTYLLLEGPRSRRHLAELFWPGASDGLNSLSVALTQLRAAGVRVEGEEVLRAEAACDALLLQSALERGELAEARRLYRGRFLEGADDGLPVELEEWVWSRREALAEGVWAAHRRQAEALFGLGWPEEAQALLREARALPGVAEVVEAEPELRAFPPEVQRAFFAVELAGLPRAVELLDLGAEALDFLVERGLLDPQGQPALQVPLSPEGRRVALELARRLPLLEAAPLYRLARPHWTEADFARGRLALLRLARSRVEEEPQEAQALLAELAPDPEVLLLRARALERLGRYREALDLLEELSPSPERSALRGSVLLRLGHFAEAEAEAEAALLGGVYPQAEALNLKGMMLLGQGRFQEAAEAFSRAAVRFLMAGEEVRHLGALGNRAVALAELGQGEGAFAEVLEAIGERKALRARVCLNLGVVRERQGDPQEAERLYRESLALAQGNLEAMGRAWNNLGALYHRQGRLAEAKAAYQEALRLAKAGQEWVLTAAVLANLAELEGERASLEEAIALLEEARYTVLAERYRSRLRSFGAGQP, translated from the coding sequence ATGCTGCGCACCCTGGGAGCGTTGTCACTGGAGGGGTTTCGCAAGAGGAAGCCCCTGCTGCTGCTGACCTACCTGCTTTTGGAAGGCCCCCGCTCGCGCCGCCACCTGGCGGAGCTCTTCTGGCCGGGGGCCAGCGACGGCCTCAACAGCCTCTCGGTGGCCCTGACCCAGCTGCGGGCGGCGGGGGTGAGGGTGGAGGGCGAGGAGGTGCTGCGGGCCGAGGCGGCCTGCGACGCCCTCCTCCTGCAAAGCGCCCTGGAACGGGGGGAGTTGGCCGAAGCCCGCCGCCTCTACCGGGGCCGGTTTCTGGAGGGGGCCGACGACGGGCTTCCGGTGGAGCTGGAGGAGTGGGTCTGGTCCAGGCGCGAGGCCCTGGCCGAGGGGGTGTGGGCGGCCCACCGCCGCCAGGCCGAGGCCCTCTTCGGCCTGGGGTGGCCCGAGGAGGCCCAGGCCCTGCTGCGCGAGGCCCGGGCCCTGCCCGGGGTGGCCGAGGTGGTAGAGGCCGAGCCGGAGCTTCGGGCCTTCCCGCCGGAGGTGCAGCGGGCCTTCTTCGCCGTAGAGCTCGCGGGCCTGCCCCGGGCGGTGGAGCTTCTGGACCTGGGGGCCGAGGCGCTGGACTTCCTGGTGGAGCGGGGCCTGCTGGACCCCCAGGGACAGCCTGCCCTCCAGGTCCCCCTGAGCCCCGAGGGTCGCCGGGTGGCCCTAGAGCTGGCCCGCAGGCTCCCCCTCCTCGAGGCCGCCCCCCTCTACCGGCTGGCCCGGCCCCACTGGACGGAGGCCGACTTTGCCCGGGGCCGCCTGGCCCTCCTGCGCCTGGCCCGAAGCCGGGTGGAGGAGGAGCCCCAGGAGGCCCAGGCCCTGCTGGCCGAGCTGGCCCCGGACCCCGAGGTCCTGCTCCTCAGGGCCCGGGCCCTGGAGCGGCTGGGCCGCTACCGGGAGGCCCTGGACCTCCTGGAAGAGCTCTCCCCAAGCCCCGAACGAAGCGCCCTTAGGGGGAGCGTCCTCCTGCGCCTGGGCCACTTCGCCGAGGCCGAGGCCGAAGCCGAGGCCGCCCTCCTGGGCGGGGTCTACCCCCAGGCCGAGGCCCTGAACCTCAAGGGGATGATGCTTTTGGGCCAGGGCCGCTTCCAGGAGGCCGCCGAGGCCTTCAGCCGGGCGGCGGTGCGCTTTTTGATGGCCGGGGAGGAGGTGCGCCACCTGGGGGCCCTGGGCAACCGGGCGGTGGCCCTGGCCGAGCTGGGCCAGGGGGAGGGGGCTTTTGCCGAGGTGCTGGAGGCCATCGGGGAGCGCAAGGCCCTCCGGGCCCGGGTCTGCCTCAACCTGGGGGTGGTGCGGGAGCGGCAGGGGGACCCCCAGGAGGCGGAGAGGCTCTACCGGGAGTCGCTGGCCCTGGCCCAGGGCAACCTCGAGGCCATGGGCCGGGCCTGGAACAACCTGGGGGCCCTCTACCACCGCCAGGGGCGGCTGGCCGAGGCCAAGGCCGCCTACCAGGAGGCCTTGCGCCTGGCCAAGGCCGGGCAGGAGTGGGTGCTCACCGCGGCGGTGCTGGCCAACCTGGCCGAGCTCGAGGGGGAGCGGGCCAGCCTGGAGGAGGCCATCGCCCTCTTGGAGGAGGCCCGCTACACGGTGCTGGCCGAGCGCTACCGGAGCCGGCTCCGGTCCTTCGGGGCCGGCCAGCCTTAG
- a CDS encoding HEPN domain-containing protein — MNRAQDWLEQARWNLRHAEGSLGLGDYAWACFAAQQAAKAALKGLHLSQGQVAWGHSILDLLAGLPQDVEVPQALMEAAKVLDKYYIPTRYPDAHPAGPAARHYTRGEAEEALRLAQATLAFAEGKA; from the coding sequence ATGAACCGGGCCCAGGACTGGCTCGAGCAGGCCAGGTGGAACCTTCGCCACGCCGAAGGGAGCTTGGGGCTAGGGGATTACGCCTGGGCCTGCTTCGCCGCCCAGCAAGCCGCCAAAGCGGCGCTCAAGGGCCTCCACCTATCCCAGGGCCAGGTGGCCTGGGGACATTCCATCCTGGACCTCTTGGCGGGGCTTCCCCAGGACGTGGAGGTGCCCCAAGCGCTGATGGAGGCGGCGAAGGTCCTGGACAAGTACTATATCCCCACCCGCTACCCCGACGCCCACCCCGCAGGCCCTGCCGCCCGGCACTACACCCGGGGCGAGGCCGAGGAGGCCCTCCGTCTGGCCCAGGCGACCCTGGCCTTCGCCGAGGGGAAAGCATGA
- a CDS encoding peptidase S8 and S53 subtilisin kexin sedolisin, protein MVKPIWLLAVPLTLFLAACGGGASPPPGSVTLTVVDGQNVGYAAAYQVGSGSWTAFTPSSGNTYTFSLGGSTTYGVAVRCNSTIPGNPPEVYVIQATPSELANPKVTCSEANPGLVSYTLNVDVSAVPGVASGDLVRVSGRGFGAGGTVMSVTTPVAVNLMAPAGTQDLLVTVSASGNPVNFKAAKVLRGVSVTSGGTGPLVFAAADALSPASVTVSPPSGFTPSFAVANVNYVSNDNKGSGQVGYASGTAAASFLYRPVSGFGSGDRYVVFATAGDSANVLERFLGTNGGPMVLALPNPWPSGSLSVSALAHPVVSGLSYSNSNVRAYEVHLEDSTLIYQITLSKGWLSGSSYTVPDLSAQLGYTPFAGSVYVSVSALLSPVPVLSLDPNDPASFTATSDISLVHATGSYAVGGGTLTLP, encoded by the coding sequence ATGGTTAAACCGATCTGGCTCCTGGCAGTCCCCTTGACCCTCTTCCTGGCCGCCTGCGGCGGGGGCGCTTCGCCGCCTCCGGGGAGCGTTACTCTTACCGTAGTAGACGGTCAGAACGTGGGCTATGCGGCGGCTTACCAAGTAGGTAGCGGCTCGTGGACGGCTTTCACCCCTAGCAGCGGTAACACATACACCTTCAGCCTGGGTGGCAGCACCACCTACGGGGTGGCGGTGCGCTGCAACTCCACCATCCCCGGCAACCCGCCGGAGGTCTACGTGATCCAGGCGACCCCTTCCGAACTCGCCAACCCCAAGGTCACCTGCAGCGAGGCCAACCCCGGCTTGGTTTCCTATACCCTAAACGTGGACGTCTCGGCGGTGCCCGGCGTAGCTTCGGGTGATCTGGTAAGGGTGAGCGGAAGGGGCTTTGGCGCAGGGGGCACCGTGATGAGCGTGACTACCCCGGTGGCCGTCAACCTGATGGCCCCCGCAGGCACCCAGGACCTTCTGGTCACCGTGAGTGCCTCGGGCAACCCCGTCAACTTCAAGGCGGCCAAGGTGTTGCGGGGGGTGAGCGTCACCAGCGGGGGTACAGGCCCCCTGGTTTTTGCGGCAGCGGATGCCCTGAGCCCGGCCAGCGTCACGGTGAGCCCTCCAAGCGGATTCACCCCGAGCTTCGCCGTGGCCAACGTGAACTACGTTAGTAACGACAACAAAGGCTCCGGTCAGGTGGGGTATGCCTCGGGTACGGCGGCCGCCAGTTTCCTCTACCGACCCGTAAGCGGGTTTGGGTCTGGGGACCGCTACGTGGTTTTTGCCACGGCGGGAGATAGCGCCAACGTGCTAGAACGCTTCCTGGGCACCAACGGCGGGCCTATGGTTCTGGCCTTGCCGAACCCCTGGCCCTCCGGCAGCCTGAGCGTATCCGCCCTGGCCCACCCTGTGGTCTCAGGCCTTAGCTACAGCAACTCCAACGTGCGCGCCTACGAGGTCCACCTGGAGGACTCCACCCTGATCTACCAGATAACGCTGAGCAAAGGCTGGCTGAGCGGCAGTAGCTATACTGTTCCTGACCTTTCCGCCCAGCTCGGCTACACCCCCTTTGCGGGCAGCGTCTATGTTTCGGTTAGCGCGCTCCTTTCGCCCGTCCCCGTGCTAAGCTTGGATCCAAACGACCCCGCCTCCTTCACGGCCACCAGCGATATCAGCTTGGTCCACGCCACGGGCAGCTACGCCGTGGGTGGCGGAACCCTCACCCTCCCCTAG
- a CDS encoding S8 family serine peptidase, which translates to MRKWLWIVLLLSACAPAGPTLTLSPGRAALGEEVEARLQGMSIEGARVFVAGAEAEVTLREGNRLRFRVPSVPGGPQPVRVVAGEREARGSLGVLGNVDRSRALLRLPLGQTPRLPAGFTLLRRDDLQGCGFALAELGYSGETLGKALEELEAQDPSYKADPESLWSLSSWGSEAIGAPLAQSRGHGGNGVRVAVLDTGVDGAVPQLPGYDFVEEDATPQDAFPGGHGTGAAGLVREVAPGAGILPVRVCDGSGVCRASRVVRGVCYVVANRQGPTVLNLSLGGDTPVEALKLALQAALNQGIPVAAAAGNQGNQGSPAHYPAALDLPGLVAVGALEKNLTPAPYSTRGAYVDLAAPGTALECVTPGGGLGTCTGTSFATPLVAGAMAVWLSAQPTLTPAQLQQNLEHHARPLPFAPQEVGKGMVDLSQAP; encoded by the coding sequence ATGCGGAAATGGTTGTGGATCGTCTTACTCCTTTCGGCCTGCGCCCCGGCAGGCCCCACCCTCACCCTTTCCCCCGGCCGGGCGGCCCTGGGGGAGGAGGTGGAGGCCAGGCTCCAGGGGATGAGCATAGAGGGGGCCCGGGTCTTCGTGGCCGGGGCCGAGGCCGAGGTGACCCTCCGTGAGGGGAACCGGCTCCGCTTCCGGGTGCCCAGTGTCCCCGGCGGTCCCCAGCCCGTGCGGGTGGTGGCCGGGGAGCGGGAGGCCAGGGGGAGCCTGGGCGTTTTGGGCAACGTGGACCGGAGCCGGGCCCTGTTGCGGCTCCCCCTGGGCCAGACCCCTAGGTTACCTGCAGGCTTCACCCTCCTAAGGCGGGATGACCTCCAGGGCTGCGGCTTCGCCCTGGCCGAGCTGGGCTACAGCGGGGAAACCTTGGGCAAGGCCCTGGAGGAGCTCGAGGCCCAGGACCCCAGCTACAAGGCCGACCCGGAAAGCCTCTGGAGCCTCTCCAGCTGGGGGAGTGAGGCCATCGGGGCGCCTTTGGCCCAAAGCCGGGGCCACGGGGGAAACGGGGTGCGGGTGGCGGTGCTGGACACCGGGGTGGACGGGGCGGTTCCCCAGCTCCCGGGCTACGACTTCGTGGAGGAGGACGCCACCCCCCAAGACGCCTTCCCCGGCGGCCACGGCACCGGGGCGGCGGGGCTGGTGAGGGAGGTGGCCCCCGGAGCAGGGATCCTCCCGGTGCGGGTCTGCGACGGGAGCGGGGTCTGCCGGGCCAGCCGGGTGGTGCGGGGGGTGTGCTATGTGGTGGCAAACCGCCAGGGCCCCACTGTCCTCAACCTGAGCCTGGGCGGGGACACCCCGGTGGAGGCTTTGAAGCTCGCCCTTCAGGCCGCCCTGAACCAGGGCATCCCGGTGGCTGCTGCCGCCGGCAACCAGGGCAACCAGGGAAGCCCCGCCCACTACCCCGCGGCCTTGGACCTGCCGGGCCTGGTGGCGGTGGGGGCTTTGGAGAAAAACCTCACCCCGGCTCCCTACAGCACCCGCGGGGCCTACGTGGACCTGGCCGCCCCGGGCACGGCCCTGGAGTGCGTGACCCCGGGAGGAGGGCTTGGCACCTGCACCGGCACCTCCTTCGCCACGCCCCTGGTGGCGGGGGCCATGGCGGTGTGGCTCTCGGCCCAGCCCACTCTCACCCCGGCCCAGCTCCAGCAGAACCTGGAACACCACGCCAGGCCCTTGCCCTTCGCCCCTCAGGAGGTGGGGAAAGGAATGGTGGACCTCTCCCAGGCCCCCTAA